Part of the Streptomyces sp. WMMC500 genome is shown below.
ACATGAAGAGCGGCCCGAACGTGGCGCTCTTCGGCGACTGGTGGTTCATGTCCCCGGCGATCATCATCCTGATCTTCCCGCTGGGCTTCCGGTTCACCTGCTACTACTACCGCAAGGCGTACTACCGCAGCTTCTGGGCGTCGCCGCCCGCGTGCGCGGTCGCCGAGCCGCACAAGACGTACACCGGCGAGACCCGGTTCCCGCTGATCGTGCAGAACCTGCACCGCTACTTCTTCTACGCCGCGGTCGCGGTCGCCCTGATCCTCACGTACGACGCGGTCCTCGGCTTCCGCAACAGCGAGTACGAGTGGGGCCACGTGGGTCTCGGCACCATCGTGCTCTGGATCAACGTCGTGCTCATCTGGCTCTACACCCTCTCCTGCCACTCCTGCCGGCACATCGTCGGCGGCCGGCTCCGGCACTTCTCCAAGCACCCGCTGCGCTACCGCGCCTGGGGATGGGTGGGCAAGCTCAACAAGCGCCACGCGCAGCTCGCGTGGGCGTCCCTGATCAGCGTGGGGCTGGCCGACCTGTACGTATACCTGCTGGCCTCGGGCGCGTTCGACGACCCGGTGCTGTTCTGAGGCGTAGCGAGCCGACCGATGGGAAAGGCGAAGCACAGAAAATGACGCAAGTCGAACGGCAGCAGTGGGACGTCGTCGTGGTCGGTGCCGGGGGCGCCGGGCTGCGGGCGGCGATCGAGGCCCGCGAGCAGGGCCTGCGCACGGCCGTGATCTGCAAGTCGCTCTTCGGCAAGGCCCACACCGTGATGGCCGAGGGCGGCATCGCCGCCAGCATGGGCAACGTCAACGCGGGCGACAACTGGCAGGTGCACTTCCGCGACACGATGCGCGGCGGGAAGTTCCTCAACAGTTGGCGGATGGCGGAGCTGCACGCGAAGGAGGCGCCGGAGCGCGTCTGGGAGCTGGAGACCTGGGGTGCGCTCTTCGACCGCACCAAGGACGGCAAGATCTCCCAGCGCAACTTCGGCGGCCACGAGTACCCGCGCCTCGCCCACGTCGGCGACCGCACGGGGCTCGAACTGATCCGCACGCTCCAGCAGAAGGTCGTCTCCCTCCAGCAGGAGGACTTCAGGGACAGCGCCTCCGGCGGGGACTACGAGTCCCGGATCAAGGTCTTCCAGGAGTGCACGGTCACGCGCATCCTCAAGGCGCCCGACGGCCGGGTCTCCGGCGTGTTCTGCTACGAGCGCGAGTCGGGCCGGTTCTTCGTCATCGAGGCGCCGTCGGTGGTGCTGGCGACCGGCGGCATCGGCAAGTCGTTCAAGGTGACGTCCAACTCCTGGGAGTACACCGGCGACGGGCACGCGCTCGCGCTGCTCGCCGGGGCGTCGCTGATCAACATGGAGTTCGTCCAGTTCCACCCCACCGGGATGGTCTGGCCGCCGTCGGTCAAGGGCATCCTCGTCACCGAGTCGGTCCGCGGCGACGGCGGTGTTCTGCGCAACAGCGACGGCAAACGCTTCATGTTCGACTACATCCCCGACGTCTTCAAAGAGAAGTACGCCCAGACCGAGGACGAGGGCGACCGCTGGTACGAGGACCCGGACAACAACCGCCGCCCGCCCGAGCTGCTGCCCCGTGACGAGGTGGCGCGCGCCATCAACTCCGAGGTCAAGGCCGGCCGCGGCTCCCCGCACGGCGGGGTGTTCCTGGACGTCTCGACCCGGCTGCCCGCCGAGGAGATCAAGCGCCGGCTGCCGTCGATGCACCACCAGTTCAAGGAGCTGGCGGACGTCGACATCACCGCCGAACCGATGGAGGTCGGCCCCACCTGCCACTACGTGATGGGCGGCGTGGACGTCGACCCGGACACGGCGGCGGCGCTGGGCGTGCCGGGCCTCTTCGCGGCCGGCGAGGTCGCCGGCGGCATGCACGGCTCCAACCGCCTCGGCGGCAACTCCCTGTCGGACCTGCTGGTCTTCGGGCGCCGCGCGGGGCTGTACGCGGCCGAGTACGCGCGCGACGCGGCCGGCTCCGCCGGGCGGGCGGAGGTCGACGAGGAGCAGGTCGCGGCGGCGGCGGCGGAGGCGCTGCGCCCGTTCAGCGCGGAGGCCGGCGCGGGCGCCGGCGGCGCGACCGCCGGGGGCGGGACCGGGGACGGCGGCGTCAAGCCGCCGGAGAACCCGTACACCCTCCACCAGGAGCTGCAGCAGTCCATGAACGACCTCGTCGGCATCATCCGCCGGGAGTCGGAGATGAGCGAGGCCCTGAACCGCCTCGGCGACCTGCGGGTACGCGCCCGCGGCGCGGGCGTCGAGGGCCACCGGCAGTTCAACCCCGGCTGGCACCTCGCGCTGGACATGCGGAACATGCTGCTGGTCAGCGAGTGCGTCGCGCGCGCGGCCCGGGAGCGTACCGAGTCCCGCGGCGGCCACACCCGCGACGACCACCCCGCCATGGACCGCGAATGGCGCAAGCAGAACCTGGTGTGCCGCCTCGCCGACCCGGCCGGCGGCGCCCTGCCCGCGGCGGACGTCCCCGACCCCGAGCGGGGCCAGATCCGGCTGGAGAAGCGCGAGATGGCGCCGATCCGGCCCGACCTGCTCGACCTCTTCGAGAAGGACGAGCTGGTGAAGTACCTGACGGACGAGGAGCTGAGCGAGTGACCACGGCACCCACCACCGGCACGGGCACCGCGCCTTCCGGGGGGCAGGCCCCCGAGACCGCCCAGAGCCCCCAGCTCCGCCACTTCCGGGTCTGGCGCGGCGACGACGAGGGCGGCGGCCTGGAGGACTTCCAGGTCGAGGTGAACGAGGGCGAGGTCGTCCTCGACATCATCCACCGGCTCCAGGCCACGCAGGCCCCGGACCTGGCCGTGCGCTGGAACTGCAAGGCGGGCAAGTGCGGCTCGTGCAGCGCGGAGATCAACGGCCGCCCGCGGCTGCTGTGCATGACCCGGATGTCGGTGTTCGAGGGCGGGGAGACCATCACGGTCACCCCGCTGCGCGCGTTCCCCGTGGTCCGCGACCTGGTCACGGACGTCAGCTTCAACTACGAGAAGGCCCGCGAGATCCCCTCGTTCGTGCCTCCGGAGAAGCTCGCGCCGGGTGAGTACCGGATGCAGCAGGAGGACGTGGACCGCTCGCAGGAGTTCCGCAAGTGCATCGAGTGCTTCCTGTGCCAGGACACGTGCCACGTGGTCCGCGACCACGAGGAGAACAAGGCGGCCTTCGCCGGCCCGCGCTTCCTCATGCGCGTCGCGGAGCTCGACATGCACCCCCTGGACGCGGCGGCGGACGAGGGGCTCGACCGCAGGACCACGGCCCAGGACGAGCACGGCCTGGGGTACTGCAACATCACCAAGTGCTGCACGGAAGTCTGCCCCGAGAACATCAAGATCACGGACAACGCGCTGATCCCGCTCAAGGAGCGGGCGGTGGACCGTAAGTACGACCCGCTGGTGTGGCTGGGGAGCAAGATCTTCCGCCGCAAGGAATGACGGTCGGATACCACCGGTCGGACCAATGACACGGGCAGCAGGGTACTTGTTGCCCGTGTCCCGGTTCGCCATGCTCCACTGTCATGAGCAGATCCCCCAGTCGCCGGAAGTCAGCGGCGCGTACGTGGACTTGGCCGGCCGCCACCGCGATGGCGGCCCTACTCGCCCTCGGCCTCGGCGGCGGCGCCCCCGCGGGTGCGGACCCCGACGACGACGGGCTCAAACAGGCGCTGGACAACGTCCTCGCCGACGAGCGCCTCGAAGGCGCGCTCGCGTCCGTCGTCGTCGCCGACGCGGCGAGCGGCGAGACGCTGTACGAGCACTCCGCCGCCACCCGGCTCACCCCCGCCTCCAACACCAAGCTGCCCACGTCAGCGGCGGCGATGGAGCTGCTGGGCCCCGACTACACCTGGTCCACGGACGCCCTCACGGCGGGCGGCGACCTCTACCTGCGCGGCAGCGGCGACCCGACGATGCTGGCCGCCGACTACGACGCGCTGGCCGCGCGGGTCGCGGCGGCGGGGGTGGACGAGGTCGACCGGCTCGTCGCGGACGACACCCGCTTCGACTCCGTACGCCTCGGCAACGGCTGGTCCGCGGACTACGAGTCGGACTACTACGCGATGCAGATCTCCGCGCTGACGGTGGCCCCCGACACGGACTACGACTCCGGCACGGTGGTCGTGGAGGCGTACCCCGGCAAGCGGGCGGGTGACCGGCCGCGGGTGGTGGTGACGCCGCCCAACGACTACGTGAAGATCGACAACCGCGGCCGTACGGTCGCGGAGGGCGAGCCGGACACGCTGGGCATCGCGCGGGAGCACGGCACGAACACCATCGTCGTCAGCGGGAACATCCCGGTGAAGGCGAACGCCACCAAGGAGTGGATCACGGTGTGGGAGCCGACCGGCTACGCGGCGGCGGTCTTCCGGGACGCGCTGGAGCGGCACGGGGTGGAGGTGGAGGGCCGCACGCTGCTGGGGCGGGCGACGCCGGAGCGTGCGCGCACGGTGGCGAGCCACGGCTCGATGCCGCTGAAGGACCTGATGATCCCGTTCATGAAGCTCTCCAACAACGGCCACGCGGAGATCCTGACGAAGACGATCGGCGTGGAGACGGCGGACGCGGGCACGTGGAGCGCGGGCCTGCGGGGCGTCTCGTCGTACCTGCAGTCGGTGGGCGTGGACACGTCCACCCTGCGCCAGGTCGACGGCTCGGGGCTGTCGCGGGGCAACACGATCCCGAGCCGCGAGTTCGTCAGGCTGCTGACGGCGGTTCAGGACGAGCCGTGGTTCGGCGCCTGGTACGAGTCGCTGCCGCTGGCCTGCGACCCGGACCGCTTCGTGGGCGGCACGCTGCGCACGCGCATGTGCGACACCCCGGCGGAGGGCAACGCGCGCGCGAAGACGGGGTCGCTGACGGGGGCGTCGGCGCTGTCGGGGTACGTGACGGACGCGGACGGGCGGGAGCTGGTGTTCAGCGTGGTGCTGAACAACTACCTGGCGGGTTCGGTGAAGGACATCGAGGACGCGGTGGTGACGACGCTGGCCGGGTACGGCGGTGACGCGGAGGCGGCGGAGCCGCGGTCGCGGACCACGCGGGGCGTGGAGAAGCAGGCGGATGTGGAGTGCGCGTGGCTGAAGCCGCGGATGTGCTGATCCCCGGATGACCGCGGGGCCCTACGGGGTCCCGCGGTCACTCGCCCGCTTGCCTTCCCGCCGTACCCTCCCCCGCTGCCCTCTGGTGACCGACGCTCCGCCTCTTTCTGGGGCCCTTGATCAGCAGAACGATGAAGACCACCGCCCCCAGCAGTCCGGCGTCCCCCCAGAGGGGGGACAGTTCACTGTTCGGGTCGGCACTCTGCTGTACGGCAGAGAGGCAGAGCAGGAGCCCTAATGCAGCTTGCCATCGCTTCATGCAACGGATGATTCCATCCACACCCGGGGACCCCTCCCGGACCGGGGCAGGCGGACTTGACGGGTGCTCAGCGCGGGCGTACCGACTCGCGCAGTACCCGGCCCTCCGCGCCGGCCGGCGGCTCCATGCCGAGCAGGGCGGACATCGTGGGGGCGATGTCGATGTGCCGGGGGTGCCACGGCTTGATCCACTTACTGACACCGGCACCGGCGAGGACCAGCGGGACGTCCAGCTCCTGCGTCGTACCGTGCCGGCCCACGGGCGCGGGCGTCGTCTCGCCGAGGCTCCAGCCCTCCTCGGGCTCGATGACCAGGTCGCCGTGGTTCAGGCTCATGTGCATCCGCTTCTGCGTCCGCTTGTCGTAGGTGGCCGCCACGTGGGGCAGGCTCTCCACGGCGCGGCGGATGCGGGGCAGCGCCCACGGGTCGTCGGCGGCGTCACCCAGCAGCGTCAGGTCACCGGACCCGCCGATCACGAGGGCCGCGTCGGTCCCGGGCCCGGGCTGCTTGCCGGAGGTCAGGATCTCGGCCTGGTAGCCGGCGTCGCCGATGGCCTTCAGCAGTTCCGGCGCCATGCCCTGCTGGAAGGTGGTCATGCCGTGGTCACCGGTGATGACGAACGCGGTCCGGTCGTAGATGCCGGCGTTCCTGGCCGCCTGGACGAGACGCCCGATCTGCTCGTCGATCATCCGCAGCCTGTCGGGGATCTCCGGGTGGATGCTGCCGCCCGCGTGCCCGAGTGCGTCCAGGTCGTCGCAGTAGGCGGCCATCAGCTCGGGAATGCGGGGCAGGGTGACGTCCTTCCCGCCGGAACTGACCGGGCGGCCCTCCATGACGGCGACGGCCCGGCCGACCCGGGTGGGGCAGTCGCCACCGTCGGTGTAAAGACCCTCGGTGTCCCCGTACGAGGTGCCGTAGTTCTGCACGATGAACCACTGCGAGGAGAAGACGGTGCCCCCTTGCTCGCGAATCGACTGGGCGACCGTCGGCACCGCCAGGTCCCGCTGCTGGCCGCGGGCGGTGTGGGTGGACTTGTCGAACCAGTAGGCGGTGTTCCGGTGGGTCGCGGGCCAGGCGCCCGTCGCGATCGAGGACCACGACGGGTTGGTGATCGACGTCATCACGCCCCTGGACTTGGCCACGGTGCCGCGCCGCAGCAGGTCCTGGAGGTTCGGCATCGGCACGTCGTCCAGGTACTCGTAGTCGAAGCCGTCGAGACCGAGGAAGACGACGTGGTCGGCCGGGGGCCTGTCGTCAGCATTCCCGGCGGGCCCGGCGGGCCGGCCGGCCGCGGCGGAGTCGTCGGAGACCGACACCGTCGCCACGGCCGTGAGCAGGACGAGAGCAGCGGCACCGAACCTCGTGAGCAGGGTTCTGGGGCGGATCTTTGTACGCATGAGCGGCAGTGAATGCGCCGAGCCCGGACCGGAGTGTGCCCTCCGCCGGGCGGACCGGTGAACAGAACGCGACAACGCCCAGGTGAGCCCCCCGGGGCACACCCCGGGCTCCGGATGCGGAGCGGATAAAAGCCGCATAACCTCCCGCACAGGGCGTGCCGACATCCGGCGCGTACCGGTGCGGGAGGCGCGCGCATGCGGAGACGGCTGCTGGCCGCCCGGCTCACCACGGCCGCGGCCCTCGCGCTGCTGCCCGCCGCCGTGGCGACCACCGCGACCACCGCGACCCGTCCCGCCCCGGTCGCCTACGCCACCGACCCCCTCCCCCTCGACCGCGACGGGCAGATCACCGACCGCGTCGACGCCCTCCGGGGCCGCCGCGGCGAGGTGGCCGACGCACTCGAACGGCTCGATCGCGAGCAGCGGACCCAGCTCTTCGTCGCCTACGTACGCGACTTCTCCGGCTTCTCCGCCCAGGACTGGGCCGACGCCACCGCCGAGAGGAACGGCCTCGGGCAGCGCGACGTCCTGCTCGCCGTCGCCACCGGCGACCGCCAGTACGCCGTCTCCGCCGCCACCGGCTCCGGGTTGTCCCAGCGCGACGTCGACGCCGTCAACGCCCGGGCCATCGAGCCCGCCCTGCGGCAGAACGACTGGGCCGGCGCGGCCGTCGGCGGGGCCGACGGGTACGCCGCCGTGCTCGACGGACGGCAGGTGCCCCCGCCCGACGTCACCCCCGGGCCCACCGACCCCGGCGGTGATCCCGGCGGCGAGTCCGCCGAGGGCGACGCCAGCGCCACCGACTTCGTGGTGCCGGTCGTCGCCGTCGTCGTCGTGGTCCTCGGCGTGTTCTTCTACCGGCGGCGGAGGCCGGCCCCCCGGAAAAAGGTGCACCTGCGGCCCGGTGGCCCGATCACGCCCCCGTCCACCCCCCTGCCCGACCTCGACGCCCGCGCCCGGGACCTCCTGGTCGAGACCGACGACGCCCTCCGTACCAGCCAGGAGGAACTCGGCTTCGCCACCGCCCAGTTCGGCGAGGAGACCGCCCGGCCCTTCGCCGAGGCCGTCGACCACGCCCGGGCCGAGCTGACCGCCGCCTTCCGCCTCCGCCAGGCCCTCGACGACGCGTCCCCCGAGGACGACGCCGTGCGCCGCACCATGCTGGAGGAGATCGTCACGCGCTGCACCGACGCCAACGCCCGGCTCGACGCCGAGTCCGACGCCTTCGACCGGTTGCGCGCGATGGTGTCGCGGGCCCCGGAGGTGCTCGCCACGGCGGAGGCGGCGGCGCAGCGGCTCCCGGACCGGATCGGCGCCGCCGAGGGCACGCTCACCGATCTGGCCGGCGCCTACGCGCCCGCCGCCGTCGCCGCCGTCGCCGGCAACCCCGCCGCGGCCCGCGACCGGCTGCAGTTCGCCACCGAGAACCTCACCCACGCCCGCACCGCCCTCGGCGCCGACGACCCGGCCACGACCGCCGTCCACGTACGGGCCGCGGAGAGCGCCGTCGACCAGGCCGGCACCCTCGTCGACGCCGTCGAACGCCGCGAGCGCGAGCTGCGCGAGGCCGCGGCGCGGCTCGCCGACGCGGTGCGCGACATCCGCGCGGACCTCGCCGACGCGCAGGGCGTGGTGCGGGGCACGGCCGCGGGCGAGTCGAGCGCCGGTCTGCAGGGCCGGGTCGCGCGGGCGCAGACGGTGCTGGCGGAGGTGGAGCAGGAGAGGGCGGACGGGCCGTACGACCCGCTGGCCGCGCTGCGCCGCGTGGAGGAGGCGGACGCGGCGCTGGAGGAGGAGCTCGCCGGGGCCCGGGAGCGGGAGGAGGCGGAGCGGCGGGCGCGGCGGCTGCTGGACCAGGCGCTGGTCGGCGCGCGCAGCTCGGTGGCCGCCGCCCGGGACTTCGTCACCACCCACCGCGGCGGCATCGGCCCCGCGGCCCGTACCCGGCTGGGCGAGGGCGAGCGGCACCTCGGACAGGCCGAGGAGCACGCCGGCACCGACCCGGCCGGCGCCCTGCGGCACGCGCAGCGCGCGGACGAACTCGGCCGCGAGGCGCAGCGGCTGGCGGAGCAGGACGTCCGGGGTTTCGACGGCTCGTACGGCGGCGGACCCTTCGGCGGCCCGTACGGCAGCGGCTACGGGCGCGGCTACGACGGGCCCTTCGGCGGCGGACGCGGCGGCATGGGCACGGGGATGCTCGGCGGGATCATCCTCGGCGGCATGCTCGGCGGCTTCGGGGGGCGCCGGGGCGGCGGCTTCGGAGGCGGCTCCGGCCGCGGTCCGGGAAGCTTCGGCGGCGGGGGTACCCGGGGGCGGATGGGCGGCGGAGGCCGCTTCTAGGAGCTTCCAGGAGTACGCGGTACGCGACCGGCCCGCGCCCCGCGCGTGCACCCACCAGACCGAAGGAGAACCCATGACCGGCAAGCAGACCGTCCTCGGCCGCACCCTCCAGCTCGCGCGCGCCAACGTCAACGCGCTCATCGACCAGGCCGAGGACCCGCGGAAGATGCTCGACCAGCTCATCCGGGACTACGCCAACAACATCCGCGAGGCCGAGCAGGCCGTCGCCACCACCATCGGCAACCTCCGCCTGATGGAGGCGGACCACAAGGAGGACACCGGCGCCGCCGACGAGTGGGGGGCCAAGGCACTCGCCGCCAGCCGCAAGGCCGACGAGCTGCGCGCCGGCGGTGACGCGGCGGGGGCCGGGACGTTCGACGACCTGGCCCGCAAGGCGCTGGAGCGGCAGATCACCGCCGAGGGGGAGGCGACGGCCGCCGAGCCGCTGATCGCCGCGCAGACGGAGGTGGTGGAGAAGCTGAAGCAGAACCTCGACGCCATGCGGGAGAAGCTGACGGACCTCGACTCCCGGCGCGACCGGCTCGTGGCCCGCGCGAAGACGGCGGAGGCGCAGCACCGGATGCTCGACGCCGTCGCGAGCATGGACGTCACCGACCCCACCGCCGACCTGGGCCGCTTCGAGGCGAAGGTCCGCCGCGAGGAGGCCCGCGCGCGGGGCCGGGCGGAGCTGGCGGACTCGTCCCTGGACGCGCAGTTCGAGCAGTTGGAGGACCTGGGCAAGCAGGTGGAGGTCGACGCCCGGCTGGCGCAACTGAAAGCCGGCGACGCCCCCCGCACCGACGCGGGCCGCGCCGCCGCCTGACCCCCGCCGCGACCCCGGCGGGCGGTTCAGAACGCCGAGAACAGTGCTTCCGCGTCCGGTTCCGGGAGCGGGCCGCTGCCCGGGAGGGCCAGTTCGTACCAGACCGTCTTGCCGCGGTGCGTGCGCCTGCTGCCCCAGTTCCGGCTGAGCATGCTGACCAACTGCAGCCCGCGCCCGCCCTCGTCGGTGTCCCGGGCGCGGCGGCGGCGCGGCTGGACCAGGTTGCTGTCCCACACCTCGCACACCAGCGTGCGGTCCAGCAGCAGGCGGAGCCGGATCTCCGGTTCGCCGCCGCCGCTGCGGCCGCCCTCGCCGTGCCGGAGCGCGTTCGTCACCAGCTCGCTGACGAGCAGCTCGGTGGTGTCGATCAGCGGCTCCAGGTGCCAGGCGGCGAGCTGCGTGCGGGCGTGTTCGCGGGCGAGCGCGACCGAGCGGGGTTCCGCGGGCAGCCGCCAGTCGCCGACGGCGTCGGCGGGCAGGCCGCGGATGCGGGCCATCAACAGGGCGATGTCGTCCTCTCCGTGCCGGGTGTAGAGCGTGTCGAGTACGTGGTCGCAGACGTCCTCCAGCGGCTGCGCGTTGTCGGAGAGCGACTTGCGGAACTCCTCCAGGCCCTCGTCCAGGCCGTGGTCGCGGGACTCCACGAGGCCGTCGGTGTAGAGGGCGAGGAGCGCGCCGTCCGGCAGTTCGACCTCGACCTCCTCGAAGGGCTCGCCGCCGACGCCCAGCGGCATGCCCGTCGGCACCTCCAGCAGCAGCGGCGGCTCCCCGGGTTCGACGACGGCCGGCGGCAGGTGGCCGGCGTTGGCGAAGGTGCAGCGCCGGGTGACGGCGTCGTAGACGACGTACGAGCAGGTGGCGAGGTAGACCTCGTCGGAGACGCCGCCGAGGCCGCCGGCGATCTCGTCGAGGGCGGCGAGCACCTCGGCCGGCTCCAGGTCGAGCATGGCCAGGGTGCGTACGGCGGTGCGCAGTTCGCCCATGGCGACGGCGGCGCGCAGGCCGCGGCCCATGACGTCGCCGACGACGAGCGCGGTGCGGTGGCCGGGCAGATCGATGACGTCGAACCAGTCGCCGCCGACCTCGGTGGCGGTGTTGCCGGGCAGGTAGCGGCAGGCGATGTCGAGGCCCGCGGCCTCGGGGTCGCCGGGCGGGAGCAGGCTGCGCTGGAGGATGAGGGCGCGGGAGTGCTCGCGGCGGTAGAGGCGGGCGTTGTCGATGCAGACGGCGGCGCGGGCGGCGAGCTGCGCGCCGAGGGCGGCGTCGCGTTCGCCGAAGTCCTCGCTGCCGCGGGCGCGCGAGAACTGCACGAGCCCGACGACGGTGTCCCCGGCGACCAGCGGCACGGCGAGCGTCGTCTGCACGAGCCCGCCGTCACCCTCGTCGACGCCGCCCGGCACCCGGCGTACCTGCGCGGTGCGCAGTGCGGCGGCGTGCGGGGAGTGGAAGTCGAAGCGGTGGGTGGAGCCGACGGCGGTGACGGGGGCGTCGGAGACGGCGCTGGCGAAGGCGACGCGGCGCAGCTCGGCGCTGCCGTCGGCGAGGCCGGGGCGGCCCTCGTCGCCGTCGATGAGGCTCTGGTAGACGTCGACGCAGGCCATGTCGCAGAACTGCGGGACGGTGACGCCGAGCAGTTCGCGGGCGGTGGTCTCCAGGTCGAGCGAGTTGCCGATGCGGGCGCCGGCCTCGTTGAGCAGCGCGAGGTTGCGGCGGGCGCTGGCGGCCTCGCTCTCGGCGCGGCGGCGGCGGGTGACGTCGGAGACGACGGCGGCGACGCCCATGGGCCGGCCGGTACGGCTGTGCACGCGGTACAGCGATATGGACCACCTGAGGCCGCCCGGCTGCCCCTCGCGCGCGGCCTGGGCGGCCTGGGCGGCGGAACTGGTCTGCGGCTCCTCGGCGGTGGGCCCGAGGATCTGCATGTCGGTGACGGGCTCGCCGGTGTCGAGGACCTGCCGGAGCGCGGCGGTGACGCGCTCGGCTTCGGCGCGCGGGAGGTAGTCGCGGGGCGTGCGGCCGGTGTGGGAGGCGACGGTGCCGCCGAAGGCGGCGGCGACCCGCTCGTTGACGCGTACGAGCCGCAGGTCGCTGCCGAACAGCAGGAACCCCATGGGAGCCTGGCCGAAAACGGCCTGCGAGGCGGCGAGGTCGGTCTCGATACGGCGCAGCGCGTACGCGTCGACGGCGAGGCACACGGCGCCGCGGGTGCCGCCGGCGCCGGTGGTGGGCATGACGTACAGCTCGGCGATGCCGTCGGCGGCGGAGTGCCCGGCCCCGCCGGCGCCGGGCGCGGCCGGTCTGCGGTAGGGCAGCAGGCCGGTCCACTCCCGCCCGTCGAGGATCTCGGCGACCTTCTCCCCCACGTCCGCGCGCAGTTCCTCGGGAACCAGTGCCTCGACGGCGTCGCAGCCCAGCACCTCGGCGGCGGAGATGCCGAGGAGTTCCTCGGCGCGGGCACTCCACTGCTCGATGTGCCCCTCCGCGTCCAGTGCGAAGGAGGCCACCTTGATGTGGTCATAGATGGAGCCCGGCGCACTGCTCTGCCAGAACGGTGCTCCCACGCGACCGCCCCCTTTGCTGATCCTGCTCCGGGTACGCACCGCAGAGTATGCGGGAAGATCCGTATCCGGAACATGGTGGTCGGGTCACGGGTTCGGAACGCCCCACCGCTTCCGGTC
Proteins encoded:
- a CDS encoding SpoIIE family protein phosphatase, with translation MGAPFWQSSAPGSIYDHIKVASFALDAEGHIEQWSARAEELLGISAAEVLGCDAVEALVPEELRADVGEKVAEILDGREWTGLLPYRRPAAPGAGGAGHSAADGIAELYVMPTTGAGGTRGAVCLAVDAYALRRIETDLAASQAVFGQAPMGFLLFGSDLRLVRVNERVAAAFGGTVASHTGRTPRDYLPRAEAERVTAALRQVLDTGEPVTDMQILGPTAEEPQTSSAAQAAQAAREGQPGGLRWSISLYRVHSRTGRPMGVAAVVSDVTRRRRAESEAASARRNLALLNEAGARIGNSLDLETTARELLGVTVPQFCDMACVDVYQSLIDGDEGRPGLADGSAELRRVAFASAVSDAPVTAVGSTHRFDFHSPHAAALRTAQVRRVPGGVDEGDGGLVQTTLAVPLVAGDTVVGLVQFSRARGSEDFGERDAALGAQLAARAAVCIDNARLYRREHSRALILQRSLLPPGDPEAAGLDIACRYLPGNTATEVGGDWFDVIDLPGHRTALVVGDVMGRGLRAAVAMGELRTAVRTLAMLDLEPAEVLAALDEIAGGLGGVSDEVYLATCSYVVYDAVTRRCTFANAGHLPPAVVEPGEPPLLLEVPTGMPLGVGGEPFEEVEVELPDGALLALYTDGLVESRDHGLDEGLEEFRKSLSDNAQPLEDVCDHVLDTLYTRHGEDDIALLMARIRGLPADAVGDWRLPAEPRSVALAREHARTQLAAWHLEPLIDTTELLVSELVTNALRHGEGGRSGGGEPEIRLRLLLDRTLVCEVWDSNLVQPRRRRARDTDEGGRGLQLVSMLSRNWGSRRTHRGKTVWYELALPGSGPLPEPDAEALFSAF